From the genome of Hathewaya histolytica, one region includes:
- the spoIIIAE gene encoding stage III sporulation protein AE: MINTIKKKRYVKIFFLIIFLIILPIKTYGNEAFMGDKDTNNLKRDEVLKKAYEEEMEEVNGVYNHITNMKSDYEILKDIEPKEFVKSILKDGKGDLNRDKIIKNLKRVIFKEVSSTFKLMGMLIIICIVCSMLKNLEDAFSNNSISSVAYFACLSTMIIIIAKSFYIGIDVVKSSIESISGFMYSIIPVLMTLLAGMGGVTQAAFLDPIIIFILNMGITIISNIIIPLIIMSFVLNFVNNISEEYKVSNLSSLIKNSVLWIQGIVMTVFVALLTIRSIMAKTMDEVTIKTAKFTVDTVIPVVGKSLSDAISTVAGYSLLIKNAIGTLGLIILVLIIITPIIKVFIMAMLYKLTGALIQPISDKKVVNCITSAGDSLILIMSSLICVSVMCFIMIAIVTATGSSIISV; encoded by the coding sequence TTAACACTATTAAAAAAAAGAGATACGTAAAGATTTTTTTTCTAATAATATTTTTAATAATTCTCCCTATAAAGACTTATGGAAATGAAGCTTTTATGGGGGATAAAGATACCAATAATTTAAAGAGAGATGAGGTACTAAAAAAAGCATACGAAGAAGAAATGGAAGAAGTGAACGGAGTTTATAATCATATAACTAATATGAAAAGTGATTATGAAATATTAAAAGATATAGAACCAAAGGAATTTGTTAAGAGCATATTAAAAGATGGGAAAGGTGATTTAAATAGAGACAAGATAATAAAAAATTTAAAGAGGGTGATATTTAAAGAAGTAAGTTCTACATTTAAACTCATGGGGATGCTCATTATAATATGTATAGTTTGTTCTATGCTTAAAAATTTAGAAGATGCATTTTCCAATAATAGTATATCTTCTGTAGCATATTTTGCTTGTCTTTCTACTATGATAATTATAATTGCAAAAAGTTTTTATATAGGCATAGATGTAGTTAAAAGCTCTATAGAAAGCATAAGTGGTTTTATGTATTCTATTATACCTGTACTTATGACACTTTTAGCAGGAATGGGAGGAGTTACTCAAGCAGCTTTTCTAGATCCTATAATTATATTTATCTTAAACATGGGAATTACAATAATATCTAACATAATAATACCTCTTATAATAATGAGTTTTGTACTAAACTTTGTAAATAATATATCTGAAGAATACAAAGTAAGCAATCTAAGCTCCTTAATTAAAAATTCTGTATTATGGATACAAGGCATAGTAATGACGGTATTTGTGGCTCTTTTGACTATAAGGAGTATTATGGCTAAAACTATGGATGAAGTTACTATAAAAACAGCAAAGTTTACTGTAGATACAGTAATACCTGTAGTAGGAAAATCTTTATCTGATGCTATATCCACTGTAGCTGGATATTCACTACTTATAAAAAATGCAATAGGTACCTTAGGTTTGATTATTCTTGTATTAATAATTATAACTCCCATTATAAAAGTATTTATAATGGCAATGCTGTACAAGCTTACAGGGGCTTTAATACAACCTATAAGTGATAAAAAAGTTGTAAATTGCATCACATCAGCAGGAGACTCTTTAATACTTATAATGTCCAGTTTAATATGTGTTTCGGTTATGTGCTTTATTATGATAGCTATAGTAACTGCCACAGGAAGTAGCATTATATCTGTTTAA
- the spoIIIAF gene encoding stage III sporulation protein AF, which produces MINMIKDWIINLSTIIIFITSVEMILPNNSIKKYAKYVLGFLVLLAILNPLLKIMDRGFNSTDYSIKAEDYIKSNSYEKDVEKYKKKNLERTLQNFRENLALECQSILSKHYNKENFDINVIALINEKDNKIDLKEIRVGISSGKIKKIKPVNVSNHKEEAAKIENLDDKKTKDIQTIIQKEFGFEKDKISVYSLDK; this is translated from the coding sequence ATGATAAATATGATTAAAGATTGGATAATTAATTTAAGTACCATAATAATATTTATAACTTCAGTAGAAATGATACTTCCAAATAACTCAATAAAAAAATATGCAAAATATGTTCTAGGTTTTTTAGTATTATTAGCTATATTAAATCCACTTTTAAAGATAATGGATAGAGGGTTTAATTCAACAGATTATAGTATTAAAGCTGAAGATTATATTAAGTCTAATTCCTATGAAAAGGACGTGGAAAAATATAAAAAAAAGAATTTAGAAAGAACTCTACAAAATTTTAGAGAAAACTTAGCTTTAGAATGCCAGAGCATATTATCTAAACATTATAATAAAGAGAATTTTGATATAAATGTTATAGCTCTAATAAATGAGAAGGATAACAAGATAGATTTAAAAGAAATTAGGGTTGGAATTTCAAGTGGTAAGATTAAAAAAATAAAGCCTGTAAATGTAAGTAATCATAAAGAAGAAGCTGCTAAAATAGAAAATTTAGATGATAAAAAAACTAAGGATATTCAAACAATAATTCAAAAAGAGTTTGGGTTTGAGAAAGATAAAATATCGGTATATAGCCTAGATAAATAG
- the spoIIIAG gene encoding stage III sporulation protein AG, with the protein MEDLMEKIKKKFKDILNNESKERKEDTKSKIKKNSYGNLIILVLIGSLFVIGGNLLSKQSKNIAVMNRVKEDDKTQKESETSIRTSGDYKSEIDLKEYSENLNNKLKNILGLIDGVGKVDSLIYFDGGEEYVPATNINNSISKTEETDTSGGKRKIDQNNDGKTIVTFNDGNSTKPLIKNKKNPKITGVCIVAEGADNKVTELRIVEAVVNLFNLPDKKVQVYPMKR; encoded by the coding sequence ATGGAAGATTTAATGGAAAAAATCAAAAAAAAGTTTAAAGATATATTAAATAATGAGAGCAAGGAAAGAAAGGAGGATACTAAAAGTAAAATTAAGAAAAATAGCTATGGAAATTTAATTATTTTAGTTCTAATTGGCAGCCTTTTTGTTATAGGTGGTAATCTTCTATCTAAACAAAGCAAGAATATAGCTGTTATGAATAGGGTAAAAGAGGATGACAAAACACAAAAAGAAAGTGAAACTAGCATAAGAACTAGTGGGGATTACAAAAGTGAAATAGATTTAAAAGAATATAGTGAAAATTTAAATAATAAGTTAAAGAATATATTAGGATTAATAGATGGAGTAGGAAAAGTAGATAGTTTAATTTATTTTGATGGTGGAGAAGAATATGTTCCCGCAACTAATATTAATAATTCCATAAGTAAGACAGAAGAAACAGATACTAGCGGAGGGAAAAGGAAAATTGACCAGAATAACGATGGAAAAACTATTGTTACCTTCAATGATGGAAATAGTACTAAGCCTCTAATTAAAAATAAGAAGAATCCTAAAATTACAGGAGTTTGTATAGTTGCTGAAGGTGCTGATAATAAAGTTACAGAACTAAGAATTGTAGAAGCTGTTGTTAACCTTTTTAATTTACCTGATAAAAAAGTTCAGGTATATCCAATGAAAAGATAG
- a CDS encoding SpoIIIAH-like family protein, which produces MNRKQSVIIVGLLALVAFTGYLAIQLNSPIYDANAPLDDKSAVTMKETKASGGGFFVEQRLTRDRSKATAYQTLQNLIDDENAPKEEREKASDQYRTLALTSEREVDLESKLKGKGFEDVICFIDGNKVKVFIKSSKELNESQIKLIKDEVLSSTKIKDVEITVKK; this is translated from the coding sequence ATGAATAGAAAACAATCAGTAATTATAGTGGGATTATTAGCTTTAGTTGCTTTTACAGGATATCTTGCAATTCAACTAAATAGTCCTATCTACGATGCTAATGCACCTTTGGATGACAAAAGTGCAGTTACTATGAAAGAGACTAAGGCATCTGGAGGAGGATTCTTTGTAGAACAAAGATTAACTCGTGATAGAAGTAAAGCTACAGCATATCAAACATTACAAAATTTAATTGATGATGAAAATGCGCCAAAGGAAGAAAGAGAGAAAGCATCAGATCAATATAGAACTTTAGCTTTAACATCTGAAAGAGAAGTAGATTTAGAATCAAAATTAAAAGGAAAAGGTTTTGAAGATGTAATATGCTTTATCGATGGAAACAAGGTAAAGGTATTTATAAAATCTAGTAAAGAACTAAACGAATCTCAAATTAAATTAATCAAAGATGAAGTCTTAAGCAGTACAAAAATTAAAGATGTAGAAATTACAGTAAAAAAATAA
- a CDS encoding Asp23/Gls24 family envelope stress response protein — MSENIYNDEEKGIVKISDEVVGVIAGLAAAEIKGIVGMSSGIVGGFTEILSGKKNFSKGVRVNLAEDNSSIDLFVVVEYGIKIHEVAKSAQENVKKAVESMTGLQVDSVNVFVQNVELPKREEELLEE, encoded by the coding sequence ATGTCAGAAAACATTTATAATGACGAAGAAAAAGGAATAGTTAAAATTTCTGATGAAGTTGTAGGAGTGATAGCTGGATTGGCAGCGGCAGAAATTAAAGGTATAGTTGGAATGAGCTCCGGTATAGTTGGAGGATTTACAGAAATCCTAAGTGGCAAAAAAAACTTTTCAAAGGGTGTAAGAGTTAATTTAGCTGAAGATAATTCTTCTATAGATTTATTCGTAGTGGTTGAATATGGAATTAAAATTCATGAAGTTGCAAAGTCTGCTCAAGAGAATGTGAAAAAAGCAGTAGAATCTATGACAGGATTACAAGTTGATTCAGTAAATGTATTTGTTCAAAATGTAGAACTTCCTAAAAGAGAA